A genomic segment from Triticum dicoccoides isolate Atlit2015 ecotype Zavitan chromosome 1A, WEW_v2.0, whole genome shotgun sequence encodes:
- the LOC119281821 gene encoding guanylyl cyclase 1-like has protein sequence MWPLCFISDRLFRVPGDDAGDGDGPGAPPPPDGRIPLARRSYFIDVPHVQQAFTWDCGLACVLMVLRTLGLDCCHGIAELEKLCRTTSVWTVDLAYLLHKFSVNFSFFTVTIGANPQYSAETFYREQLQEDIDRVDELFGKALDAGISIQRRSISAYDIAFLILSGHCIAIALVDKSKLNSSWMNDVHDMQQFDEDSDYMGHYVVICGYDADACEFEIRDPASSRKREMVPMKSLDEARKSFGTDEDILLVSLTGKNGTKLSHKLPVGSP, from the exons ATGTGGCCCCTCTGCTTCATCTCCGACAGGCTGTTCAGGGTGCCGGGAGACgacgccggcgacggcgacggcccgggcgcgccgccgcccCCCGACGGCCGAATCCCGCTAGCACGCCGATCCTACTTCATCGAT gtcccTCACGTGCAGCAGGCCTTCACCTGGGACTGCGGCCTCGCTTGCGTGCTCATGGTGCTCAGGACCCTGGGCCTTGATTGCTGCCACGGCATTGCCGAACTCGAGAAGCTCTGCCGCACCACAAG cgtctggacagtcgacttagCATATCTGTTACACAAGTTTTCAGTTAATTTTTCGTTCTTTACTGTGACTATTGGAGCAAATCCGCAGTATTCTGCAGAAACCTTTTATAGG GAGCAATTGCAAGAAGACATTGACAGAGTTGATGAGCTGTTTGGCAAAGCACTTGATGCTGGAATCAGTATTCAA CGCAGATCCATCAGTGCGTATGATATTGCTTTTCTAATCTTATCTGGGCACTGCATTGCAATTGCTCTAGTGGATAAATCAAAGttaaa TTCCTCTTGGATGAATGATGTGCATGATATGCAACAGTTTGACGAGGATTCAGATTACATGG GGCATTATGTTGTAATATGTGGCTATGATGCCGATGCTTGCGAGTTTGAGATAAGGGATCCAGCCAGTTCTAG AAAGCGTGAAATGGTGCCCATGAAAAGTTTAGATGAGGCCCGCAAATCCTTTGGAACCGATGAGGACATTCTTTTG GTGTCCTTGACTGGAAAAAACGGGACGAAGTTGTCGCATAAACTCCCGGTCGGCTCTCCATAG